The segment ggtacactctttcattacaaggtcgcatatttcggcttgcaggcagccatcgtaggccacagtgttttggctattTTAACCTTCTtagcatgcgggaaaggttgcaaacagcagcgcatttcccatatcaaggatgaattgggttgtccatttaaaatggggtttcaatgtaaaaggagggggctgcggtttcccggttaacatgcggcacaaacacaagtaaagccccccccacacacacacacgattctctgggatgatcacttcacccctcccccccaccgcgtggttaacagcggggaacatttctggtcagaatagcaggaacgggcgcctctgaatgtcccccttaataaaatcaccccatttcaaccaggagagctttctggagatgtccctggaggatttccgctccatccccatacacgttaacagacttgcttgctttttttttgtaatgtttacaaatatttacaaagttacactcaccagaggtctcctgtgtgccctgagggtcttgggtgagttcgggggttactggttccaggtccagggtcacaaacatatcctggctgttggggaaaacggtttctccgcttccttgctgctgtgagctacctacagtacctccatcgtcatcttcctcgttccccgaaccgtcttccctgtgtgtttctccagtgagagagtcatagcacacggttggggtagtggtggctgcaccccctaggatcgcatgcagctccgcgtagtagcggcaagtttgcggctctgctccggaccttccgtttgcttctctggctttgtggtaggcttgccgtagctccttaattttcacgcggcactgctgtgtgtccctgttatggcctcggtccttcatggccttggagatcttttctaatacttttccatttcttttactgctacggagttcagctatcactgcttcatctccccatatggcgagcagatctcgtacctcccgttcggtccatgctggagctcttttgcgatcctgggaggactccatgacggttacctgtgctgatgagctctgcgtggtcacctgtgctctccacgctgggcaaacaggaaatgaaattcaaaccttcgcgggtcttttcctgtctacctggtcagtgcatctgagttgagagcgctgtccagagcggtcacaatgaagcactgtgggatagctcccggaggccaataacatcgaattccgtccacactaccccaattccgacccgcaaaggccggttttatcgctaatcccctcgtcggaggtggtgtaaagaaaccggtttaaagggccctttaagtcgaaagaaagggcctcgttgtgtggacgtgtccaggcttaattcggtttaacgctgctaaagtcgacctaaacccgtagtgtagaccaggcctgagttggTCTCTtaaggttccacccagctctcagtgatttcagctgagctctcagtgggggaaccttgctgctagtgcagactgggctgtctct is part of the Chrysemys picta bellii isolate R12L10 chromosome 2, ASM1138683v2, whole genome shotgun sequence genome and harbors:
- the LOC135981682 gene encoding uncharacterized protein LOC135981682; amino-acid sequence: MESSQDRKRAPAWTEREVRDLLAIWGDEAVIAELRSSKRNGKVLEKISKAMKDRGHNRDTQQCRVKIKELRQAYHKAREANGRSGAEPQTCRYYAELHAILGGAATTTPTVCYDSLTGETHREDGSGNEEDDDGGTVGSSQQQGSGETVFPNSQDMFVTLDLEPVTPELTQDPQGTQETSAANVSPSQRLVNIRKRKRKTRDEMFTELQMSSHADRAQQNAWRQSMSEMRKAQHEREERWRAEDDRWRQLADRRQEAMLRLLEHQSDMLERMVELQERQQEQRPPLQPLCNQQPSSPSSIASSPRRPRTRWGGLRPPSHSTPDDRPSIRRLGFNKS